In one Microbacterium invictum genomic region, the following are encoded:
- a CDS encoding ABC1 kinase family protein — protein sequence MTDAPWMRARYRRITRFALRVMLQTWWWELFLPRFGLTALVARGRARRMRRIAQRFHVLAVDLGGLMIKVGQFLSSRLDILPPEITKELEGLQDEVPPVAFDRIRALAESELGVPLERAFAFVDPDPVAAASLGQAHRARLSPDDAALAGFADVVVKVQRPGIDQIVDVDLRALRKVGVWLSRVSLVSKRVDMPELVEEFAETSLQEIDYLQEGANGERFARDFADDPRVTTPEVVWERSTRRVLTLQDVTAIKINDRDALVAAGLDPSEVALAFASVMFQQLFGNGYFHADPHPGNIFVTPSHAEPRSGDEEGAAPGWTLTFIDFGMMGQVPDSLRAGLRRLVIAVAARDGVGLVDSIREVGVLLPSADTAELERAMTQLFARFGGMGFAELAEVDPREFRDFAIEFGDLVRALPFQLPENFLLVIRAMSLTSGVSSALDPAFNIWEAVEPYAATLLREERGNVLQAVTRQAVDTAGLITRLPRRIDKLATRMEEGRLAVDAPRVDRRLARLERLGRRILSAVLFGALLIGGILLRPDDPVFGTILLLAAVPPLLHALLAGVLGSRGPV from the coding sequence ATGACCGACGCCCCATGGATGCGCGCCCGCTACCGCCGCATCACCCGCTTCGCGCTGCGCGTCATGCTGCAGACGTGGTGGTGGGAGCTGTTCCTTCCGAGGTTCGGACTGACTGCTCTCGTGGCGCGCGGACGCGCGCGTCGGATGCGACGCATCGCCCAGAGATTCCATGTGCTGGCTGTGGATCTCGGCGGGCTCATGATCAAGGTGGGGCAGTTCCTCTCGTCGCGCCTGGACATCCTCCCGCCCGAGATCACGAAGGAGCTGGAGGGGCTGCAGGACGAGGTGCCCCCGGTCGCGTTCGATCGCATCCGCGCGCTCGCCGAGAGCGAGCTCGGCGTCCCCCTCGAGCGCGCCTTCGCTTTCGTCGACCCGGATCCGGTCGCCGCGGCGTCCCTCGGGCAGGCGCATCGCGCCCGGCTGTCACCGGACGACGCGGCTCTCGCCGGCTTCGCCGACGTCGTGGTGAAGGTCCAGCGCCCCGGCATCGACCAGATCGTCGACGTCGACCTTCGGGCCCTCCGCAAGGTCGGGGTGTGGCTGAGCAGGGTGTCGCTGGTGTCCAAGCGCGTGGACATGCCCGAGCTGGTGGAGGAGTTCGCCGAGACCTCGCTGCAGGAGATCGACTACCTGCAGGAGGGCGCGAACGGCGAGCGGTTCGCGCGCGACTTCGCCGATGATCCGCGGGTGACAACCCCCGAGGTGGTGTGGGAGCGGTCGACTCGCCGGGTGCTGACGCTGCAGGACGTCACGGCGATCAAGATCAACGACCGTGATGCGCTCGTCGCCGCCGGGCTCGACCCCAGCGAGGTCGCGCTCGCATTCGCCTCGGTGATGTTCCAGCAGCTCTTCGGGAACGGCTACTTCCACGCCGACCCGCACCCCGGGAACATCTTCGTCACCCCCTCGCATGCGGAGCCCCGCAGCGGGGATGAGGAGGGGGCGGCACCCGGCTGGACCCTCACCTTCATCGACTTCGGGATGATGGGCCAGGTCCCCGACTCGCTCAGGGCGGGCCTTCGGCGCCTCGTGATCGCCGTGGCCGCACGCGACGGTGTCGGGCTCGTCGACAGCATCCGCGAGGTGGGGGTGCTTCTGCCTTCGGCCGACACCGCGGAGCTCGAGCGGGCGATGACGCAGCTGTTCGCCCGGTTCGGCGGCATGGGATTCGCCGAGCTGGCCGAGGTCGATCCCCGTGAGTTCCGCGACTTCGCGATCGAGTTCGGCGATCTCGTGCGCGCCCTCCCCTTCCAGCTGCCCGAGAATTTCCTCCTGGTGATCCGGGCGATGTCCCTGACCTCGGGGGTCTCGAGCGCCCTGGATCCGGCGTTCAACATCTGGGAGGCCGTAGAGCCGTATGCCGCCACGCTGCTGCGCGAGGAGCGCGGCAACGTCCTCCAGGCCGTCACCCGCCAGGCCGTCGACACCGCGGGGCTCATCACACGCCTTCCCCGCCGCATCGACAAGCTCGCCACCCGCATGGAAGAGGGGCGTCTGGCCGTCGACGCGCCCCGGGTCGACCGGCGGCTGGCGCGGCTCGAACGCCT